From Mytilus edulis chromosome 8, xbMytEdul2.2, whole genome shotgun sequence, one genomic window encodes:
- the LOC139486811 gene encoding uncharacterized protein: MVEDESYEENSVGDLIHERDANEVNQDLTGEEEDSCYGRKQELLHDCKHLTESAKKPLNVAVIGPPGCGKSSFLNTLFASLNSDRWYEYAKSGKFGNHEGVMGMQVTRRLRSFTKEEYYRQNDQCILPTFTDMTGFENDDSVITEELLYLVFCGKVKEKEALNDIVTYGRLNGISAMRAMYRTRLFSYRPIDRIIIVCSSNPDSAMPTALLKTVINVANELDVTFYGVMTHADVCREKYGNRVQEREKLFREYLGLPGNRLANVINYCSAVDPDRSFEDTLLPAVDVPVLRLLRQILTPEPNDSVMYFEDWFNMLKAVFSTTKSLFYYGIRSFVAVDSRVKLAIFIASLMIGLVLLLFIHTLCEIYEFIIRIRDR; the protein is encoded by the exons ATGGTTGAGGATGAATCGTATGAAGAAAACTCCGTCGGAGATCTAATTCACGAACGAG atgcaAATGAGGTAAATCAAGATTTAACAGGAGAAGAAGAGGATTCTTGTTATGGACGGAAACAAGAACTTCTTCATGACTGCAAGCATTTAACCGAAAGTGCCAAAAAGCCATTGAACGTTGCTGTCATTGGACCACCAGGATGTGGTAAATCGTCGTTCCTTAATACTCTGTTTGCTAGTCTAAACAGTGATCGCTGGTACGAATATGCTAAAAGTGGTAAATTCGGAAACCATGAAGGTGTCATGGGTATGCAAGTTACAAGACGTCTGAGAAG CTTCACAAAAGAAGAATATTATAGACAGAACGATCAATGTATTTTACCTACATTTACAGATATGACTGGATTTGAAAATGATGATTCAGTAATAACTGAAGAACTCTTATATCTTGTCTTCTGTGGAAAAGTCAAAGAAAAGGAGGCGTTAAATGACATTGTGACATACGGAAGATTGAATGGAATTTCAGCAATGAGAGCGATGTATAGAACTCGATTATTTTCATACAGACCAATAGATAGGATCATCATTGTGTGTTCGTCAAATCCAGATTCTGCTATGCCTACTGCACTATTAAAAACCGTGATTAATGTTGCCAATGAATTAG ACGTAACATTTTATGGTGTAATGACACATGCTGATGTATGTAGAGAAAAATATGGTAACAGAGTACAAGAAAGGGAGAAACTGTTTAGAGAATACCTTGGTTTACCTGGGAATAGATTGGCAAATGTAATTAACTACTGCTCAGCTGTGGATCCTGATCGATCATTTGAGGATACTCTATTACCAGCTGTTGATGTACCTGTTCTGAGACTTTTGAGACAG ATATTGACACCGGAACCCAATGATTCAGTTATGTACTTTGAAGATTGGTTCAACATGTTGAAGGCAGTTTTCTCTACTACCAAGTCTTTGTTTTACTACGGAATTCGCTCTTTTGTCGCTGTAGACAGTAGAGTAAAACTAGCCATCTTCATCGCAAGCTTAATGATTGGTTTGGTTTTGCTACTTTTCATACACACGTTATGCGAAATTTATGAATTTATCATTCGAATAAGGGATCGATAA